The proteins below are encoded in one region of Enhydrobacter sp.:
- a CDS encoding cytochrome c family protein, translating into MKTVLASCLLAFLMVGLPAQHAQSATGDPKRGEAIYHRCLACHSLEHNRVGPRHCGLFGRKAGTVEGYAYSTAMKKYGVIWNEKTLDHFLENPLKAVPGTKMGYAGVKDPQERADLIAYLEQATRDPKICK; encoded by the coding sequence ATGAAAACCGTGCTTGCTTCCTGTCTCCTTGCATTTCTCATGGTCGGGCTGCCCGCCCAACACGCGCAGTCGGCAACCGGCGATCCCAAGCGCGGCGAGGCGATCTACCATCGCTGCCTCGCCTGCCATTCGCTCGAGCACAATCGCGTCGGGCCGCGCCATTGCGGCCTGTTCGGCCGAAAGGCCGGCACCGTCGAGGGCTACGCCTACTCCACCGCGATGAAGAAGTACGGCGTGATCTGGAACGAGAAGACGCTCGACCATTTCCTCGAGAATCCGCTGAAGGCGGTTCCCGGCACCAAGATGGGCTATGCCGGCGTCAAGGACCCGCAGGAACGGGCCGACCTGATCGCCTATCTCGAGCAGGCGACGCGCGATCCCAAGATCTGCAAATGA
- a CDS encoding cyclase family protein, giving the protein MKKRRFVDLSIYLENDVVSDPEPFGPKIAYHRHEDTAGQIAGFFPGLRKEDLPDGAGWAVENVNLSTHNGTHLDAPYHFHPTMNKGERAITIDEVPLEWCFQPGVKLDFRDKPDGHVITAKEVEDELGRIGHELKPLEIVVVNTRAGSRYGNSDYVNSGCGMGYDATMFLLERGIRLTGTDAWSWDAPFYFTAQKWVRDHDPSIIWEGHKAGRHIGYCHLEKLHNLESLPPDGFTISCFPHKIRGASAGWTRAVAIFEE; this is encoded by the coding sequence ATGAAGAAACGTCGGTTCGTCGATCTGTCGATCTACCTCGAAAACGACGTCGTCTCCGATCCGGAGCCGTTCGGCCCCAAGATCGCCTACCACAGGCACGAAGATACGGCGGGTCAGATCGCAGGCTTCTTTCCCGGCCTCAGGAAGGAGGATCTGCCCGACGGTGCGGGCTGGGCGGTCGAGAACGTCAACCTGTCGACGCACAACGGCACCCACCTCGACGCGCCCTATCATTTCCATCCGACGATGAACAAGGGCGAACGCGCGATCACCATCGACGAGGTCCCGCTCGAATGGTGCTTCCAGCCCGGCGTCAAGCTCGACTTCCGCGACAAGCCCGACGGCCATGTGATCACCGCGAAGGAGGTCGAGGACGAGCTCGGCCGCATCGGCCACGAGCTCAAACCGCTCGAGATCGTCGTGGTGAACACCCGGGCGGGCTCGCGCTACGGCAACAGCGACTACGTCAATTCCGGCTGCGGCATGGGCTACGATGCCACCATGTTCCTGCTCGAGCGCGGCATCCGGCTCACCGGGACCGACGCCTGGAGCTGGGACGCGCCCTTCTATTTCACCGCCCAGAAGTGGGTCAGGGACCACGACCCGTCGATCATCTGGGAAGGCCACAAGGCCGGCCGGCATATCGGCTACTGCCATCTCGAGAAGCTGCACAACCTCGAATCGCTGCCGCCCGACGGCTTCACGATCTCCTGTTTCCCGCACAAGATCCGCGGGGCGTCGGCGGGCTGGACGAGGGCGGTCGCGATCTTCGAGGAATAG
- a CDS encoding SGNH/GDSL hydrolase family protein: MKPSLFVVALGMAIVGGPAAGVADPDCRASRELLDLGHPLTAAREAVAKDHDLRIVAMGSSSTQGYGTTSPQYAYPAQLKLRLGAAMPGVAVHVSNKGIGGQDAEEMAARMQSDVQPQHAHLVVWQVGTNSAIRHTPLEKFARKLRAGIDIGKSLGADFILMNLQYVPAVVALPDEQDYARVMAEVAKEKGTGFFNRLAIMKAWYNDGMPYSQFVYNDGLHLNDFGQKCIGKLLSMAILRAVKPSQLTGDAKAGN, encoded by the coding sequence ATGAAGCCGAGCCTTTTCGTCGTGGCCCTGGGAATGGCGATCGTGGGCGGACCGGCGGCTGGCGTCGCCGATCCCGACTGCCGCGCCAGCCGCGAGCTGCTCGATCTCGGGCATCCCCTGACGGCGGCCCGCGAGGCCGTCGCAAAGGACCACGATCTGCGCATCGTGGCGATGGGATCGTCCTCGACCCAGGGCTACGGCACGACGTCGCCGCAATACGCCTATCCCGCCCAGCTCAAGCTCCGGCTCGGCGCCGCCATGCCGGGCGTCGCCGTACATGTTTCCAACAAGGGCATCGGTGGTCAGGACGCCGAGGAGATGGCCGCACGGATGCAGTCGGACGTGCAGCCGCAGCACGCTCATCTGGTCGTCTGGCAGGTCGGCACCAACTCGGCCATCCGCCACACGCCGCTCGAGAAGTTCGCACGCAAGCTCCGGGCCGGCATCGATATCGGCAAGTCGCTCGGCGCCGATTTCATCCTGATGAACCTGCAATACGTGCCGGCCGTGGTGGCGCTGCCCGACGAGCAGGACTACGCGCGCGTGATGGCGGAGGTGGCCAAGGAGAAGGGCACCGGCTTCTTCAATCGCCTGGCGATCATGAAGGCCTGGTACAACGACGGCATGCCCTACTCCCAGTTCGTCTACAACGACGGCCTGCACCTGAACGACTTCGGTCAGAAGTGCATCGGCAAGCTCCTGTCGATGGCCATTCTGCGCGCGGTGAAGCCGTCGCAATTGACGGGTGATGCCAAAGCCGGAAACTAG
- a CDS encoding OpgC domain-containing protein — MNVMPLRPAVLSVPSSGRDLRLDFFRGLALWFIFLDHIPQNVLGWLTVRNFGFSDATEIFVFISGYTAVIAYSRMMARDGWPRAASRIYRRVWQLYVAHILLFVFFTAQIAYFSFARNTTELIEEMQLMGLGANPYRAIVEAVLLKFRPANLDVLPLYIVLLAAFPFALPALLRWPFAALTASFGLYIAALRFGWNLPGYPGEKVWFFNPMAWQAIFYTGAVLAVLAPRLAWIDRWRWPLTALAILYLLFAGLIVWSWHDTSLGQRVPDWLGRQLYPIDKTNLDILRFAHFLALAWLVRLAVPPGAGFLRWPILTPIRRCGEHSLQIFCLGTFLALTAEIVVAYFDDSVVSQVAVSFAGITLMSAVAYGAAWFKGKPVRKEL, encoded by the coding sequence ATGAACGTCATGCCTCTGAGACCTGCTGTGCTCAGCGTGCCGTCATCCGGGCGCGACCTTCGGCTCGATTTCTTCCGCGGCCTCGCGCTCTGGTTCATCTTCCTCGACCACATCCCGCAGAATGTCCTGGGATGGCTCACGGTCCGCAACTTCGGCTTCAGCGACGCCACCGAGATCTTCGTCTTCATCTCCGGCTACACCGCCGTGATCGCCTACAGCCGCATGATGGCGCGCGACGGCTGGCCGAGGGCGGCGTCACGCATCTATCGCCGGGTCTGGCAGCTCTATGTCGCACACATCCTGCTGTTCGTCTTCTTCACGGCGCAGATCGCCTACTTCTCGTTTGCCCGCAACACGACCGAGCTGATCGAGGAGATGCAGCTCATGGGTCTCGGCGCCAACCCCTATCGCGCGATCGTCGAGGCGGTGCTGCTGAAGTTCCGGCCGGCCAATCTCGACGTGCTGCCGCTCTATATCGTGCTGCTCGCAGCTTTTCCCTTCGCGCTGCCGGCCCTGCTGCGCTGGCCATTCGCCGCGCTGACAGCGTCGTTCGGCCTCTATATCGCGGCGCTGCGGTTCGGCTGGAACCTGCCCGGCTACCCAGGCGAAAAGGTGTGGTTCTTCAATCCAATGGCCTGGCAGGCCATCTTCTATACCGGCGCCGTGCTCGCCGTGCTGGCGCCGCGGCTCGCCTGGATCGACCGCTGGCGCTGGCCTTTGACGGCGCTCGCGATCCTCTACCTCCTTTTTGCCGGCCTGATCGTCTGGTCCTGGCACGATACGTCCCTCGGGCAGCGCGTGCCGGATTGGCTGGGGCGGCAGCTCTATCCCATCGACAAGACCAACCTGGATATTCTGCGATTTGCCCATTTCCTCGCCCTGGCCTGGCTCGTTCGGCTGGCCGTGCCGCCGGGGGCGGGATTCCTGAGATGGCCAATTTTGACACCGATTCGCAGATGCGGTGAGCATTCTCTGCAGATATTCTGCCTGGGGACGTTTCTTGCCCTGACTGCGGAGATCGTGGTCGCTTACTTTGATGATTCTGTGGTTTCGCAAGTTGCCGTGAGCTTTGCCGGGATCACCTTGATGTCCGCCGTCGCCTACGGCGCGGCCTGGTTCAAGGGGAAGCCTGTGCGAAAGGAGCTTTGA
- a CDS encoding alpha/beta hydrolase → MTKTPLLLVPGLLCSPRLYAPQVGALGDMADIVVPDWRKAPLSIFDSWDSTARWVLGQMPPGRFALAGLSLGGMISVEIMQFAADRVTRLALLDTGMRGQNETEKAVRHARIRLADEGRFELVLGLQLSRFLPAYRLPDKTLVDEVMTMCLETGAEIYKRQEALAANRVDRRPDLPRIKCPTVVVCGRDDAATPLAFSEEIAAGIEGSELVIVEQCGHLVTMEKPEETNAILRRWLER, encoded by the coding sequence ATGACCAAGACGCCGCTGCTGCTCGTGCCGGGCCTGCTCTGTTCACCACGACTGTACGCGCCGCAGGTCGGCGCGCTTGGGGACATGGCCGACATCGTCGTGCCCGACTGGCGCAAGGCCCCGCTCTCTATCTTCGATTCCTGGGACTCCACGGCACGCTGGGTGCTCGGACAGATGCCGCCGGGCCGCTTCGCTCTCGCCGGCCTGTCCCTTGGCGGCATGATCAGCGTCGAGATCATGCAGTTCGCCGCCGACCGGGTGACCAGGCTCGCCCTGCTGGATACCGGCATGCGTGGCCAGAACGAGACCGAGAAGGCGGTCCGGCATGCCCGTATCAGGCTCGCGGACGAAGGCCGGTTCGAGCTGGTGTTGGGCCTCCAGCTCTCCCGCTTCCTGCCGGCCTATCGGCTGCCCGACAAGACACTGGTCGACGAGGTCATGACCATGTGCCTCGAGACCGGGGCTGAGATCTACAAGCGGCAGGAGGCACTGGCGGCGAACCGCGTCGACCGCCGCCCGGACTTGCCAAGGATCAAATGCCCTACGGTCGTCGTCTGCGGCCGCGACGACGCCGCCACGCCGCTTGCCTTCTCCGAGGAAATCGCGGCTGGCATCGAAGGGAGCGAGCTGGTCATCGTCGAGCAGTGCGGGCATCTCGTGACGATGGAGAAGCCCGAGGAGACGAACGCGATCCTCCGCCGCTGGCTCGAGCGATAG
- a CDS encoding CoA transferase: MAKSGCPPLSGIRVVDFSRVIAGPLCTQMLADMGAEVIKIENPDGGDDTRKGAGPRAGGEKGESHFFMTYNRGKKSVALDFTKPDGQAVVHRLLATADVLVENFRPGVLKKYGLDYASVRDKYPRLIYLSISAYGQTGPLSDRPGYDPVLQAESGMMSVNGEANGEGLRHAIAIVDTMTGIHSVAAINAALFARTDTGNGQYIDLALYDTALACLGNLGAYYLIGGEQPRRAGNGHFASVPNSSFDTKNGKIYMAVANQKLFVDTCKAMGHPEWAEDPRFSTIAQRVANKPVLTKLMEDVLKTDTKENWAQKFRHLPAGPIRTMKEALDEPEVKRRGMLKTYKHRRVGEVPIIGSNYRFSDTPVDDTRPPPSLGEHTDEVLRGIAGLKEAEVAALREKKIVG; the protein is encoded by the coding sequence ATGGCAAAATCAGGTTGTCCGCCGCTCAGCGGAATACGCGTCGTCGATTTCTCGCGTGTCATCGCCGGTCCTCTTTGCACCCAGATGCTGGCCGACATGGGCGCCGAGGTCATCAAGATCGAGAATCCCGACGGCGGCGACGACACGCGCAAGGGCGCCGGCCCCCGTGCCGGTGGCGAGAAGGGCGAAAGCCATTTCTTCATGACCTACAACAGGGGCAAGAAGAGCGTTGCCCTCGACTTCACCAAGCCCGACGGCCAGGCGGTCGTGCACAGGCTGCTGGCCACCGCCGACGTTCTGGTCGAGAACTTCCGGCCCGGCGTACTCAAGAAGTACGGCCTCGACTACGCCAGCGTTCGCGACAAGTATCCGCGGCTCATCTATCTCTCGATCTCGGCCTACGGCCAGACCGGGCCACTGTCGGATCGTCCAGGCTACGATCCGGTGCTGCAGGCCGAATCGGGCATGATGAGCGTAAACGGCGAGGCGAATGGCGAGGGGCTGCGCCATGCGATCGCGATCGTCGACACCATGACCGGCATCCATTCGGTTGCGGCGATCAACGCGGCGCTGTTCGCGCGCACCGACACCGGCAACGGCCAATACATCGATCTCGCGCTCTACGACACCGCGCTCGCCTGCCTCGGCAATCTCGGCGCCTACTATCTGATCGGCGGCGAGCAGCCGCGGCGCGCCGGCAACGGACACTTCGCCTCGGTGCCGAACAGCTCGTTCGACACCAAGAACGGCAAGATCTACATGGCGGTCGCCAACCAGAAGCTGTTCGTCGACACCTGCAAGGCGATGGGCCATCCGGAATGGGCCGAGGATCCGCGCTTCTCGACCATTGCCCAGCGGGTCGCCAACAAGCCGGTCCTCACCAAGCTGATGGAAGACGTGCTGAAGACCGACACCAAGGAGAACTGGGCGCAGAAGTTCCGCCACCTGCCGGCCGGGCCGATCCGCACCATGAAGGAGGCGCTGGACGAGCCGGAGGTCAAGCGGCGCGGCATGCTGAAGACCTACAAGCACCGCCGCGTCGGCGAGGTGCCCATTATCGGCTCTAACTACCGCTTCTCCGACACGCCGGTCGACGACACGCGGCCGCCGCCGTCGCTGGGCGAGCACACGGACGAGGTGCTGCGCGGCATCGCCGGCCTGAAGGAGGCCGAAGTGGCGGCGCTCAGGGAGAAGAAGATCGTCGGCTGA
- a CDS encoding tripartite tricarboxylate transporter substrate binding protein, whose product MPFAPGGSGDITARLVGKFIEERTGQPFVIDNKAGANGIVGALAVKSSAPDGYTLMLATTSTNAANVHMYKDPGYDPEKDFQVVGLIGESGVFLVVPADSPYKTLAELIADAKGHPGKLNFGYFNASSQVPSEVLGKKAGVEWQGVGYKAIGNAWSDLYAGAIQFMCVDLTAARGQVVANKVRPLAISLAERSPLYPAVPTFAESFPDFVSTGFLAIAVPRAVPDEIKQKLNALINEAVFSPAIHKRLTEEFALLPHRLDLAQCAAQDRAERAKWGEYVKIARIEPQ is encoded by the coding sequence GTGCCGTTCGCGCCCGGCGGATCCGGCGACATCACTGCCCGCCTGGTCGGCAAGTTCATCGAAGAAAGAACCGGCCAACCCTTCGTGATCGACAACAAGGCCGGCGCCAACGGCATCGTCGGTGCGCTCGCGGTGAAATCATCGGCGCCGGACGGCTACACGCTGATGCTGGCCACGACCTCGACCAATGCCGCCAACGTCCACATGTACAAGGACCCCGGCTACGATCCCGAGAAGGATTTCCAGGTCGTCGGCCTGATCGGTGAAAGCGGCGTGTTCCTCGTGGTGCCGGCCGACAGTCCCTACAAGACGCTGGCCGAGCTGATCGCCGACGCCAAGGGCCATCCGGGCAAGCTGAACTTCGGCTATTTCAACGCGAGCTCCCAGGTGCCGTCGGAGGTGCTGGGCAAGAAGGCCGGCGTCGAATGGCAGGGTGTGGGCTACAAGGCGATCGGCAATGCCTGGAGCGACCTCTATGCCGGCGCCATCCAGTTCATGTGCGTCGATCTCACGGCGGCGCGCGGCCAGGTCGTGGCCAACAAGGTGCGGCCGCTCGCCATCTCGCTGGCGGAGCGCAGCCCGCTCTATCCCGCCGTGCCGACTTTCGCCGAAAGCTTTCCCGATTTCGTAAGCACCGGCTTCCTCGCCATCGCCGTCCCCAGGGCGGTGCCGGACGAGATCAAGCAGAAGCTGAACGCGTTGATCAACGAGGCTGTCTTCTCGCCGGCGATTCACAAGCGCCTCACCGAGGAGTTCGCGCTCCTGCCGCACAGGCTCGACCTCGCGCAATGCGCCGCGCAGGATCGCGCCGAGCGGGCCAAGTGGGGCGAGTATGTGAAGATCGCACGGATCGAGCCGCAGTAG
- a CDS encoding helix-turn-helix domain-containing protein: MISGRWKLEILWHLNQGTHRFGELKRALPGITQHMLTAQLRALEKDGLIKRTIYAEVPPRVEYEITPAARRLRPIFVEIVKWAEEHEQPAPRDSGQP, encoded by the coding sequence ATGATCAGCGGACGATGGAAGCTCGAAATCCTGTGGCATCTGAATCAGGGCACCCACCGCTTCGGTGAGCTGAAGCGCGCCTTGCCCGGCATCACCCAGCATATGCTCACCGCCCAACTCCGCGCGCTCGAGAAGGACGGGCTGATCAAGCGCACGATCTACGCCGAGGTCCCGCCGCGCGTGGAATACGAGATCACGCCGGCCGCCCGCCGTCTGCGGCCGATCTTCGTCGAGATCGTGAAATGGGCGGAGGAGCACGAACAGCCGGCCCCCCGGGACTCCGGCCAACCGTAG
- a CDS encoding metal-sensitive transcriptional regulator has product MDERIKKSQLARLGRIEGQVRGVARMVEEDRYCIDVINQVRAVRAALDKVEQEILHDHLQHCVAHAFHAGSERDRQAKIDELIEVLDRRR; this is encoded by the coding sequence ATGGACGAACGGATCAAGAAATCCCAGCTCGCGCGGCTCGGCCGCATCGAGGGCCAGGTGCGCGGCGTTGCGCGCATGGTCGAGGAGGACCGCTACTGCATCGACGTCATCAACCAGGTGCGCGCGGTGCGGGCGGCGCTCGACAAGGTCGAGCAGGAGATCCTGCACGATCATCTGCAGCATTGCGTGGCGCATGCGTTCCATGCCGGATCCGAGCGTGATCGCCAGGCCAAGATCGACGAGCTGATAGAAGTGCTCGACCGTCGCCGCTAG